In the Phycisphaerae bacterium genome, TCCCGCCAGGTCTCTACGTGAAGGTCTGGATCGCCCTGGTGCTCCTGACCGGCGTGACCGTCACCGTCAGCTATCTCGACATGCAGAAGTTCACCGTCTTTACCGCCATGCTCATCGCCACCGTCAAAGCCTCGCTCGTCCTGCTCTACTTCATGCACATCCGATTTGAAAAGGTCGTATTCCAGCTCATGATCCTGTTCACCCTGATCATCTACGCCATCTTCATCTTCCTGACCTTCGCCGACTATTCGTACCGGTAAACGGGAACGCTATGCAACAACAGGTGAAACCATGATCGCCGCCGTCGCCGACATCACCCGCGAGATCGATCGCGCATTCTACATCATCACCGCGATCTGCATCGTCCTGTTCGTCGTCATCACCGTGGCCATGGTCGTCTTCGTGATCCGCTACCACCACTCCCGCACCCGCACCACAGCCCAGATCCGCGTCAACTATCCGCTGGAGATCACCTGGACCGTCATTCCCACCGCCATCGTCATCTTCATGTTCTTCATCGGTTACGAGGGGTTCCGCATCCTCCGCTCGCCGCCGCCCGACGCCAAAATCGTCCGCGTCATCGGCCAGCAGTGGGTCTGGAGCTTCTTCTATCCGGAAGAACAGATCACCTCCGAGCGCCTGGTCCTGCCCGTCGGCCGGGCCGTCAAGTTCGAACTCGAGACCCGCGACGTGATCCACAGCTTCTACCTGCCCGCCTTCCGCGTCAAGGAGGACATGGTGCCCGGACGCGACACCTTTTTGTGGCTCGAACCGCAGGAGACCGGAACCTACACCATCTTCTGCGCCGAGTTTTGCGGCAAGGGCCACGCCACCATGATCGCCGAGATGGACGTGGTCACGCTCGAACAGTACGAGCAATGGGTGCGCGACAAAATCGCCGAGCGATATCGGCCGATCGTCGTCGCCGAGGCCATGGACCCCAACTCCCAAGCCATCCGGCAGCGCAACGCACCCGAGCTGTTCCTGACCTACTGCGCGGTCTGCCACGGCGAACGGGGCGAAGGCGGCCTCGTCGAAAACGCCCGCAACTTCCAGGATCCCGCCGGCTGGGTCCGCAGCCCCACCGTGCCCGATGTCTTCCGCACCCTCACCGAAGGGATCGAAGGCACGCGGATGAACTCGTTCCGGCAACTGCCCGCGCCGGACCGCTTCGCCCTCGCCCACCACGTCCGCTCGTTCCTGCCGCCCAATCAGCGGCCCGAGGCCCCGCCCCAAACCGTCGCCGCTCTCGTCGACGAGTACGACCTGGAAAAACCGCCCGCGCCGCCGCCGCAGATCGACATTGAAGAGGCCATCGAAACCTTCATCCGTGAAACCGAGCGAGGACCGGCCCCTCAACAGCCGCCGACCACCGCTCCAGGCACGAGGCACAATGGAAACACCACGCAACCGCAATGACGGCTGGCTCGACGCGCTCCTGCAACTGACCAAGGCAAGGATTACCCTGGCCGTCACCGGTTCGACCGCCACCGGCTGGATCCTCTTCGCCCAGACCGTCTCGCTCCCGATCCTCTATCCGATCGTCGGCGTCTTCCTGCTCGCCTGTGGATGCGCCGCCCTCAACGAGGTCCAGGAGGCCCGCCTCGACGCGAAAATGGCCCGCACCGCCGGTCGGCCGATCCCCGCCGGCCGCATCGACCCCCTGGCCGCCCTCTTTTTCGCCGTCACCTTCATCCTGCTGGGCTTCTACTTCCTCGCCTCCATCGACCGCCACCTGCCCGCGGTGCTCCTGCTCGGCCTGCTCGCCGTGGTCTGGTACAACGGCGTCTACACCTACCTCAAGCGCCGCACCCCCTTCGCCGTCCTGCCCGGCGCCCTGGTCGGCGCCATCCCGCCGATCATCGGCTGGGCCGCCGCAGGAGGACTCCCAAGCGACCCAGCCATCCTGCTGGTCGCGTGCTTCTTCTTCATCTGGCAGGTCCCCCACTTCTGGCTGCTGATGCTCATGCGGGCCGACGAATACGCCCGCGCCGGCCTGCCCACTCCCGCCACCGTCTTTGCGCCGC is a window encoding:
- a CDS encoding protoheme IX farnesyltransferase, giving the protein METPRNRNDGWLDALLQLTKARITLAVTGSTATGWILFAQTVSLPILYPIVGVFLLACGCAALNEVQEARLDAKMARTAGRPIPAGRIDPLAALFFAVTFILLGFYFLASIDRHLPAVLLLGLLAVVWYNGVYTYLKRRTPFAVLPGALVGAIPPIIGWAAAGGLPSDPAILLVACFFFIWQVPHFWLLMLMRADEYARAGLPTPATVFAPRQLSRITFIWILATAAAGLVLTLLIRLSLPWNVLTFAASIWLALQAVRILRTTQPPDRRAFAQLIAYAAMVMLFLCLNALT
- the coxB gene encoding cytochrome c oxidase subunit II; translated protein: MIAAVADITREIDRAFYIITAICIVLFVVITVAMVVFVIRYHHSRTRTTAQIRVNYPLEITWTVIPTAIVIFMFFIGYEGFRILRSPPPDAKIVRVIGQQWVWSFFYPEEQITSERLVLPVGRAVKFELETRDVIHSFYLPAFRVKEDMVPGRDTFLWLEPQETGTYTIFCAEFCGKGHATMIAEMDVVTLEQYEQWVRDKIAERYRPIVVAEAMDPNSQAIRQRNAPELFLTYCAVCHGERGEGGLVENARNFQDPAGWVRSPTVPDVFRTLTEGIEGTRMNSFRQLPAPDRFALAHHVRSFLPPNQRPEAPPQTVAALVDEYDLEKPPAPPPQIDIEEAIETFIRETERGPAPQQPPTTAPGTRHNGNTTQPQ
- a CDS encoding cytochrome-c oxidase encodes the protein MSDDAEQTQVAKPHHPPIPPGLYVKVWIALVLLTGVTVTVSYLDMQKFTVFTAMLIATVKASLVLLYFMHIRFEKVVFQLMILFTLIIYAIFIFLTFADYSYR